A genomic region of Candidatus Acidulodesulfobacterium acidiphilum contains the following coding sequences:
- a CDS encoding glycosyltransferase family 39 protein, which translates to MNKNKIITYSLFLILIILFAVRLILITKIDLIPEETYYWQWSRHLALSYYDMSPMVAYTIALTTFFGRFNSQFFVRFAAPAISLLLSLFAYSALKKITGKTLPPLIWAILLNAVPILNIGSILIVYGNLQMLFFSLTILLLIYFIISGKDFYWYLIGISTGFALLSKYTAAFIYPIVLAFLILSRKHRKYLFKKEPYIAFLISVIIFAPVIVWNSFNDFVSFRHLMTLSGGYKSFDIFSKNLTLFIGSQAGIISPFLFLIMMVSIFAGLYIALKEKNDVYLVLSSASIIPFLYFLYQCTKTMVQPNWPVFLYFPAFLLASLVAYRLYETSNKKIKKIIVYFYGLSFITGILFSVIIFISPYYPAVGKLFNVKISKSPLRDMLGWKNIGKDADFILNKYKKDRLLIAARRFQTASELAYYVKGRPQTYSFNYFMRNNEYSLWNNFKNKKGRNFLYVIDTKYGKNLEKSLCENFKSCSLVKKTVIKNKFGQKIRTVKFYILKDFLYKDKYMFKKFSSKEF; encoded by the coding sequence CAATGGTCGAGGCATCTTGCTCTTTCATATTACGATATGTCTCCTATGGTTGCCTATACTATCGCGTTAACAACTTTTTTCGGAAGATTCAATTCCCAGTTTTTCGTCAGATTTGCCGCGCCCGCTATTTCTTTGCTTTTGTCTTTGTTTGCATATTCGGCTTTAAAAAAAATAACCGGAAAAACCTTGCCGCCGTTAATATGGGCGATTTTATTAAATGCAGTTCCGATATTAAATATAGGTTCTATTCTGATAGTTTACGGAAATTTACAGATGCTGTTTTTTTCGTTGACGATTCTGCTGTTGATATATTTTATTATTTCCGGTAAAGATTTTTACTGGTATTTAATCGGAATATCCACCGGATTTGCTTTACTGAGTAAATATACGGCGGCATTTATTTATCCTATAGTTTTAGCTTTTCTTATTTTAAGCCGTAAACACAGAAAATATCTTTTTAAAAAAGAGCCTTATATAGCGTTTTTAATATCGGTAATTATATTTGCTCCCGTAATAGTTTGGAACAGCTTTAACGATTTCGTATCGTTCAGGCATCTTATGACGCTGTCGGGCGGATATAAAAGCTTTGATATATTTTCAAAAAACCTTACTTTATTTATAGGATCGCAGGCGGGTATTATTTCTCCATTTTTATTTTTAATAATGATGGTTTCTATATTTGCCGGCTTATACATCGCCTTAAAAGAAAAGAACGACGTTTATTTAGTCCTTTCCTCGGCATCTATAATACCTTTTTTATATTTTTTATATCAATGCACAAAAACTATGGTTCAGCCTAACTGGCCTGTTTTTTTATATTTTCCGGCTTTCCTGCTTGCTTCTCTTGTCGCTTACAGACTTTATGAAACTTCTAATAAGAAAATAAAAAAAATAATCGTTTATTTTTACGGCCTTTCGTTTATTACCGGCATTCTGTTTTCGGTTATTATTTTTATTTCCCCTTATTATCCCGCGGTAGGAAAACTGTTTAACGTTAAGATAAGCAAAAGTCCTTTAAGGGATATGCTGGGATGGAAAAATATTGGCAAAGATGCAGATTTTATTTTAAATAAATACAAAAAAGACCGGCTTCTTATAGCCGCAAGAAGATTTCAAACTGCAAGCGAACTTGCATATTACGTTAAAGGAAGACCGCAGACGTACTCGTTTAACTATTTTATGAGAAACAATGAATATTCGCTTTGGAATAATTTTAAAAACAAAAAAGGACGGAATTTTCTTTACGTGATAGATACAAAATACGGAAAAAACTTAGAAAAAAGCTTATGCGAAAATTTTAAGAGTTGTTCTCTCGTTAAGAAAACCGTGATAAAAAATAAATTCGGCCAGAAAATCAGGACGGTAAAATTTTATATATTAAAAGATTTTCTTTACAAAGATAAATATATGTTTAAAAAATTCTCTTCTAAAGAATTTTAA
- a CDS encoding disulfide reductase produces MDKLKENQAAYYPGCALLTIDRAYNNSSKLVSKKMGIELVEIPDYNCCGIGEMKSKGAASMYLPLRNMMIAKNRLGSKNLVMACSVCYHEFSRSINRVKENQNELTAVNEIFKEAGEFKEEYIPDGEARHILEFLYNEKGVEEVKKNVVKPLKGLKVAPYYGCLYSRPSMYTFTDKKPKMDNSERPRFMHEFLEALGAETVFYGNEVQCCGGRNVVQDEETSFTLCSQTISKAKKAGADVIALICPKCAGALDVNQPKIVEKFGKDSELPIVYLTQLMALAFGFSKKEAEFSDMISEPLKVLNEKGF; encoded by the coding sequence ATGGATAAATTAAAGGAAAATCAAGCTGCGTATTATCCTGGTTGCGCCTTATTGACTATAGACAGAGCGTATAATAACAGTTCAAAGTTGGTTTCAAAAAAAATGGGCATTGAACTTGTAGAAATACCCGATTATAACTGTTGCGGAATAGGAGAAATGAAATCTAAAGGCGCAGCTTCTATGTACTTGCCTCTTAGAAATATGATGATTGCTAAAAACAGGCTCGGCTCTAAAAATTTAGTTATGGCTTGTTCTGTATGCTACCACGAATTTTCCAGGTCTATTAACAGAGTTAAGGAAAATCAAAACGAACTTACCGCAGTAAACGAAATATTTAAAGAAGCGGGCGAATTTAAAGAGGAATATATTCCGGACGGCGAAGCAAGACACATTCTCGAGTTTTTGTATAACGAAAAAGGCGTAGAAGAAGTAAAAAAGAACGTCGTTAAACCCCTTAAAGGACTTAAAGTAGCTCCTTATTATGGATGCCTTTATTCCAGACCTTCTATGTACACCTTTACGGATAAAAAACCTAAAATGGATAATTCAGAAAGACCCCGTTTCATGCATGAATTTTTAGAAGCATTAGGTGCGGAAACTGTTTTTTACGGCAATGAAGTGCAGTGCTGCGGCGGCAGAAACGTAGTTCAGGACGAGGAAACATCCTTTACCTTATGCTCTCAGACGATTTCAAAGGCTAAAAAAGCCGGAGCCGATGTTATAGCTCTTATATGCCCTAAATGCGCCGGCGCATTAGACGTCAATCAGCCTAAGATAGTCGAGAAATTTGGAAAGGACTCCGAACTCCCTATTGTTTATCTGACGCAGTTAATGGCATTAGCGTTCGGTTTTTCAAAAAAAGAAGCGGAATTCAGCGATATGATTTCGGAACCGTTAAAAGTTCTTAACGAAAAAGGTTTTTAA
- a CDS encoding 4Fe-4S dicluster domain-containing protein, which translates to MAIEKHDKENSGGGRPVAEKGEHIVARHLIEDDNIKEEKNLVIDGVDVSGRWNTFIISRVDSDFDRSFFEEIKKTVVGSRINRCWQCGMCTASCTVTPLYRRFNPRAFIYMMQLGNLRELKKYIDVAWRCVGCYKCSQRCPKQVNPAEMMEALALVMKKYFSEEVKTKLKLDEEVKTIYEDMIIGHGRLDLAKLHTSAMQKSGRTKEMLGKIERGAIFEMVKDGRAFSVLRLGKPHNWSSSKEAIENYLHKLKTIENSEAGV; encoded by the coding sequence ATGGCTATAGAAAAGCATGATAAAGAAAATTCGGGCGGCGGCAGACCGGTTGCCGAAAAAGGTGAACATATAGTAGCAAGGCATCTTATTGAAGACGACAATATTAAAGAAGAAAAAAATCTGGTTATAGACGGCGTAGATGTCTCCGGTCGCTGGAATACTTTCATTATTTCACGCGTTGATTCCGATTTCGACAGAAGTTTTTTTGAAGAAATTAAGAAAACGGTAGTCGGTTCAAGAATAAACAGATGCTGGCAGTGCGGGATGTGTACCGCAAGCTGTACCGTGACGCCTTTATATAGAAGATTTAATCCAAGGGCGTTTATTTATATGATGCAGTTGGGCAACTTAAGAGAACTTAAGAAATATATCGACGTTGCATGGAGATGCGTGGGATGCTATAAATGTTCCCAAAGATGCCCAAAACAGGTAAATCCTGCCGAAATGATGGAAGCACTTGCGCTTGTTATGAAAAAATATTTTTCCGAAGAGGTTAAAACTAAATTAAAGCTTGACGAGGAAGTAAAAACAATATACGAAGATATGATAATAGGACACGGAAGACTTGACCTTGCCAAACTTCATACATCCGCAATGCAAAAATCAGGCAGAACTAAAGAGATGCTCGGAAAAATAGAAAGAGGCGCTATTTTTGAAATGGTTAAAGACGGCAGGGCATTTTCCGTATTAAGATTGGGCAAGCCTCATAACTGGAGCAGTTCCAAAGAAGCAATAGAAAATTATTTACATAAATTAAAAACTATTGAAAACAGCGAAGCGGGGGTTTAA